The genome window CGCCGAGGTCTGGAACGACGCCACCTTCCCCAGCGAGGCCGTCTCCGAGGAGTTGAAGTCATATATCGCGAAGCGTCTCACCCCTCAGCCTACAAAGGTCCGTGCCGACGTTGAGGTCACCTGCTTCGGATACGAGGGTATCGACGCTGTCAAGAACGCCCTGCGCACCGCCGAGGCGCGCAACGACGACCAGACCCAGGTCAAGGTCAGACTCGTGTCCCCCCCTCTGTACGTTCTGACCAGCACGTGTCTGGACAAGAACCTCGGTATCACCCGCCTCGAGGAGGCCATTGTCGAGATCCGCAACAGCATCGAGGCTGCGGGCGGTTCGCTGGTGGTGAAGATGGAGCCCAAGGCCGTTACGGAGAGCGACGACGCCGAGCTGCAGGCTCTCATGGAGAAGAGGGAGCGCGAGAACGCCGAGGTCAGTGGTGACGAGAGTGTCTCTGAGAGCGACGACAACCCGGAGGTTTAGATTTTTCCTTTAGAGTCAACGTCATCACAACAAAAAAGGGGCGGCTGGTAGAATGAGCGTACTGGCAGGCTGGGAATCCAGAGTGATTCTAATGAGACGACCAAAAAAGAGTCTAAACATTTCAAAATTATTTCATCCTGGCTGATTGTGGGTGAGCGACGGACTGATGATACTATGAGACGAATGATCCGTTTCAATGAATACGATGTATGGCCGACCTTACCACAAGCTAGGGCACTTAGCGAGAAGACGAATATGCCTATCATAATCAGCCCAATTGATGACAGTAGCTTTCCCCGGACACTACCTGACGGCTCATCAAAGAACAAATGTCAGTGACATCCCCCTAAGTAAAGTCGTCCTCCAATAGCCGAATCCGCATAATCCACATACAGTACCGATGCTTGTGGACTTGCCATTTTATCGGCGCGGACGTCGTTGTTGTTGCGGTGACCGAGCGGTTTAATCTCCTGCGTGGAGCAGAATGCTCCTGACGGTTTCATTGGAGGCTCTCAATCGAGACGAGATGCTGGGGGCAAGAACGACTAGTTCCTAAATACCTACCTGAGGACTGCTTTGCCAACCCTTCATCCGATAACTTTCCTATCACCTGATTACACCAGGATATAAACAGGAAGCCCATATAGGTAGGTTCCTCCAATTCCATTCCAGTCACCAACCAGAAGGCGCCCGTCTAGGTCGACGGATCAGGTAAAACTGGCTGGGTGGTGGAGTGGTTTATGGTCAACAATCAAAAAATCCAGTCGCGCCAAcagcctactcgacgacaggctACGAGTTCGAGTTCGATTCCCAGCATGAAAACCAAGAGAAGTAGCCCCCAAATCGGCACCGAGGGGGTGAACTCTTTCCTTTTTGGGTCCAAATTGTGATGTTCTTTGTTCGAAGTATATATTGCATGTACTAGAAGTTTCGTGATCCTCGTCTCACCCTAGAGATTTAAGAATGAAGAATATTTTGATTCATTGAAGATATATATGACTAGAAGGTTGGGTCTGAGCAACAGAACGTAAGGAGACGAATCGGCAGAGGCAATCGTGTCATATGATTACTACACTTCAACTCGATTGTGCGGTTCATTACTTATCTTTAAATGTTCTCTGCTGACCaagataaatataaaataatcaCCATTTTCATACAATTGTCAAATAAAGAGATATCGAATCGTATGATGGAATCTTGAAAGTCCCGCATGTAGGGGGGAGTTGTTAGGCGTACCTTAGTTGATGTTCCCAAAGCTCCAGTACTTTCTGGTGATAGAATTGATAAGATAAGAGATAAGATAACAACATGAGATGATGGCGAGCTCGAAACCTTCCTCGCGACAATTCTACCTGCAACAGGAGAGAAGGCGCTGTTCCCAAGGCACAGCGCGGCAAACCTCCGCGAAAACCTGACAATATCTTGCGCCCATGGCTTCCCGTTCGCTATGGGCGCGCGCACGAGGGAGCTTCCTCGGTGACACCACGCTTCGCCTGCTCGGGCTTGCGACCTGGATCCCGGTCGTGGTTACATTCAACGACCATGTTGCGACCATCACGAGCATCAGCGGCGGCTCCATGTATCCCTACTATAACGAGGATCGCAATAAGACGACTGCAAATGATATGGTGCTCAATTGGAGGTGGAAACCCTCCTACGGGCTCCAGAGAGGCATGATTGTCACATTTAGGTGCGTTTTCACTTACCCTTCGTATCATGAAGGTTGAGAAGCCGAGCGGCGAGCTGACCCTTTTGCTTGCTCTTCACAGGAGCCCTTTCCATCCCGAAACCGTAGCGATCAAGAGAGTCGTCGCGCTGGAAGGCGAATATGTCACAACGAGAGCACCGTATCCGGAGAGAGTGGTCAGGGTACCGCAGGGCCATATTTGGGTGGAGGGAGATGGGCCACAGGATCAGACGCTGGACAGTAATACGTACGGTCCGATATCTATGGCGCTGGTGACAGGAAAATGCATATGGAATATCTGGCCTTGGCGCAAGTTTGGCCGCGTGAAATGGGAAGAACACAAATTCAAGGATAGATACTGAAGCGCGAATGGCTTCGTGTATGAATAAGCATGTGAGCGGGACACTAAGAGAGTTCTGGATTTGGGTTACAGGGTCATCAAAAGTTTATGTATACCATGAGATAGTTGGTCAACGACTGGGTACTTTCAGCTTCAACTCCCCTCTGAGTATTCAAGATTGTTTCTAATGACGATTGATCTATCTGGTCCTTAAGTCCGGGCATTTCAAAATCCCGCCATCTTTGAAGCGGCGCGGGCTGTCCCGCGTTACAGCTCGGAGCTCTCGGGACCGGGCTTTCAGCTCAGGGCCTTAGGTCCGGCTGATTCAGTCGACACTTGCAGCTGATGAAAGAAAGAGACGGGAGCTCACCCGACGGTGACGCAGCGGGAGTACAGCATTGCATGTGGTCTGTGCACCGCCAACAAAAATTCCCAGAGTCGGGAACCCTGCATGAAATTTCGATATCATTATCTGCAGCTGCTGCtcctcctcgccgccgccaagTTTTTGACAGCGCCAATTAACCCACGCGACAAACAACGACGAGGAGGCCTCTCCTTCAATTTCCCTCGAAGCCCGTTTACTGCGTTATTTCTCCTGTCGTCCCGCAGCGGGAACTCACCAGTGCCCAACCGCGAATCTCTCTTCTCCCCTTCGACATCGAAACCGACCGACGTCAGCATTTCAGGACCGAGAGGGACCGAACCCTTGACGCAGACCAGAGAGTGCCTGGTCAAACAACGACAGGCATCACTCGCAAATGTCCGTCGCTGACCGCATCGTCAGCTCCCTAGCTCCGGCCGACAATAACGCGCAAACGATTCAGGGGGGCATCTCGGCTTCGAccccggcggcggcggcctcgTTCGAGGAGGATAGATATGCGGTACAGACGGGAGGACTTTTGCCGGATATCAGAACAGTCGGACAATCTTTTAGACAGGAGGATATGAGTTTACAAGACGACTCTTTCGAAGAGGAGGGCCGCCCGCCTTACCTCCACGCCATGATTGCTGGAGGTGTCGGAGGTTCGACGGGCGACATGCTCATGCACTCCCTGGACACGGTCAAGACGCGGCAACAGGGCGACCCGCACATACCGCCAAAATACACGTCTCTGGGCTCGTCATACTACAAGATACTACGGCAAGAGGGCGTCCGACGAGGTCTTTACGGCGGATGGATACCGGCTTTGGGTGGTTCCCTTCCGGGCACGATGATGTTTTTTGGGACGTACGAATGGAGTAAACGGTTTCTCATCGACCATGGTGTGCAACAGCACCTGGCCTACCTCACAGCTGGTTCGTCGATCCTCGCGCTGTGCTGTCGAGAGACACTAACTAACTGACTGTTTTCAAGGCTTTCTCGGAGATTTAGCCGGCTCCATCGTTTACGTTCCATCCGAGGTGTTAAAGACCCGCTTGCAGTTGCAAGGACGGTataataacccctatttcAAATCGGGCTACAACTACAGAGGAACCGTTGATGCGGCGCGGACAATTGTCCGTCACGAAGGACCGGCTGCGCTCTTCCACGGTTACCAAGCAACACTGGCCCGTGACCTCCCATTTTCAGCACTTCAGTTTATGTTTTGGGAGCAATTTCATGCCTGGGCACGCACCTACAAGCAGAGCAGAGATGTTGGTGTGCCGCTAGAGCTCCTTACCGGCGGTCTCGCCGGCAGCCTGGCTGGCATTATGACATGTCCTCTGGACGTCGTCAAGACGCGTTTGCAGACGCAGGTGCACCCTGATCTGTTGCCCAAGGAGATGAAGCCGGTGGTCAAGGGCGCTGCGCACGCTTCAACGTCAAAATCTCAGACGCGCAACATTTCAACGTCTTCACCCTCGACGCATACCCCGCGACCAGGCGCGGTCAATCTGCAGACCTCGTCCGTCATCGAAGGTCTCAAAGTCATTTACCAGACGGAGGGGCTCAGCGGATGGTTCAGGGGCGTGGGTCCCCGTGGTGTCTGGACTTTTATTCAGAGCGGCACCATGCTGTTCTTGTACCAACGCATTCTCAAGTCATTAGAGACTTGGGATCCACCAGTGGAAGAGCAGGAGCGTGCCATCTAAGGAGGGTTTGGAGGTTGGGCTGGAAACGGGTGATACCAGGGTTGGATGGAGAAAAAAACAAAACATTGTACAAACAACCCCCTCTGTACACTTTGTAAGGATAAACATGGGACTGGCGTTTGACGGCATAGTAGAAGGGGCATGGTGTCCGATAGAGAGCTGATAGAGCGAAAGACAAGTCCCACTTCAAGTGCTGATCTGATTTACAAAAAGCTAGAACCAATGTGTGCGATATGGTGGCCTAAAGTCGTTGTTAAAGAGATTGAATCATCACAAGGCTCACTTGAGGGAAAAGTCATAATAAGGTTCATAGCTCTTGGGGTATATCTCAAAAAGCACCAAACAAAACCTCTTGTGAAAGACATGTGAGAGAGGCTGTAATAAGGTGAGCTTTCCAGGTTGGTTCTCTGGGATGACCAAGCTCCAGCTAGGTGTCATATGCAGCAACCTGCAGTACCTGCCTGCCCCGCCAGGTTCTAGCCCAAGTGCCTATTGATGGCCCGGGGAGGAACTAGACCCCTGGCTACCCGCTAAGACCCCCCTGCGTGACGACAGACCGAGCTTCCATGGCTGACGCGGGGTGTACTGAAGCTTCCCTGGTGCAGCTCCCAAAATTTCGACCTGTGAAACACGCGCCTCGCGACAGGAACCAAGACCTCGAAACTCTTCCATTGTTCACCACTCCTCCACCCACTGCAGCACCCATCCAACCGCGCACCCACTTTCACGGCTTGAATACACAAGGAAACTTCACGTTCGAATTCAATAGACGTTCCAATGGCCTCTGATTCAGGcacgcctcctcctccacggGAGCCGACCCCGGGCGGCTCCCTTCCATCTTCAACTGCGATCCCCTTGAAGAGACCTGCTCTCGAAGAAGACTTTACTCCTTCTGTACCTTCGCCACTCAATCCCGACGTCAGATCTACACCAAAACCTCCAGGCGCCGACGAGATGCCAGCAAAGCGCAACAAGAAGGAGTCGCTGAAGAAGCGCGAATCCAAGGGCGCCTTTGGCGGCGACAGCAACCGCGGCACGCCGGACCCCAAGCATCGCGAACCTAAGCAGTCCGACTACAGTCCGATGCGCTACAAGCTGGCGCCTCCCAAGCCTTCCGACTTTGAACCTGCTCGCGGCGCCAGCTTCACTCATCACCATAACGTCCCTGCTTTGGATGGAAGCGAGATCCAGTTCTACGAGACGTCGGAGCAGTGAGTTTGCCGACAGCGGAGTGCGCCTGACTGAAAATGCTAACGAGACCAAAGTGTTCACAATAAGAAAAGCTACCACTACACTCACTGTATAGCGGACCCCGGATTCCCCTCAGCACTATACTACCGAGGTACCGAAGCAGAGCCCACAGGGCCTCATCTCAGCTTCGAGGACAGCGCAACTCATCTGTTCTTTGACCAGACGGGCCTTCATATTACGACCAACAAGGGCTTCCGCATGACGCGTGCGAATGTCGCTATCC of Colletotrichum lupini chromosome 8, complete sequence contains these proteins:
- a CDS encoding eukaryotic translation initiation factor 2 alphasubunit — protein: MAEPNYSHFRYFENKYPEIDEFVMVNVKQIAEMGAYVKLLEYDNIDGMILLSELSRRRIRSIQKLIRVGRNEVVVVLRVDKEKGYIDLSKRRVSPEDIIKCEERYNKGKMVHSIMRHVAEKTLTPIEQLYETIAWPLNKKYGHAIDAFKLSITNAEVWNDATFPSEAVSEELKSYIAKRLTPQPTKVRADVEVTCFGYEGIDAVKNALRTAEARNDDQTQVKVRLVSPPLYVLTSTCLDKNLGITRLEEAIVEIRNSIEAAGGSLVVKMEPKAVTESDDAELQALMEKRERENAEVSGDESVSESDDNPEV